A genome region from Lucilia cuprina isolate Lc7/37 chromosome 3, ASM2204524v1, whole genome shotgun sequence includes the following:
- the LOC111680298 gene encoding aminoacylase-1B — protein sequence MAKDWKNNEEIQYFCEYLRIPSVHPKPDYKPCVEFLRKQSQLLDMPMRVYYPVNKENPIVILTWAGTDLSLPGILLNSHMDVVPVFPENWTHPPFGAEIDEAGRIYARGTQDMKCVGMQYLGALRALKRSGAQFKRTIYCSFVPDEEMGGGLGMRPFVETCDFKALNIGFSLDEGLASPTDVYPVFYAERSVWRVYFHINGNAGHGSLLLKNTAGEKLNYILHKMMSLREKQVRRLENNPQLTIGDVTTINLTKISGGVQSNVIPPKMMLCFDVRLDLNVDHKEFEAKLHQWCKEAGGDIEITYDQQRPRVAPTATDDSNPYWVAFKKATDEMGLKIEPQIFTGGTDSRYIRQVGIPALGFSPMNNTPVLLHDHDEFIQADTYLEGIEIYKKIIANLANA from the exons ATGGCCAAAGATtggaaaaataatgaagaaattcaatatttttgtgaatatctaCGTATACCCAGTGTACATCCAAAGCCCGATTATA aacccTGTGTggaattcctaagaaaacaaTCTCAATTGCTGGACATGCCCATGCGTGTCTATTATCcagtaaataaagaaaatcccaTTGTAATACTAACATGGGCTGGTACAGATTTAAGTTTACCCGGAATCTTGCTAAATTCACACATGGATGTTGTACCGGTCTTTCCGGAAAATTGGACACATCCACCTTTTGGAGCTGAAATCGATGAAGCAGGTCGTATTTACGCACGCGGCACACAGGATATGAAATGTGTGGGCATGCAATATTTGGGTGCATTACGTGCACTGAAACGAAGTGGTGCACAATTTAAGAGAACTATATATTGTTCATTTGTGCCAG ATGAGGAAATGGGAGGTGGTCTTGGCATGAGACCATTTGTGGAAACTTgtgattttaaagcattaaatatTGGTTTCTCTTTGGATGAAGGTTTGGCATCACCCACTGATGTCTATCCCGTGTTTTATGCCGAACGTAGTGTATGGC GTGTATATTTTCACATCAATGGCAATGCGGGTCATGGTTCTTTATTGCTAAAAAATACGGCTGGTGAAAAACTCaattatattttgcataaaatgatGTCATTGCGTGAAAAGCAAGTGCGACGTTTGGAAAATAATCCTCAATTAACTATCGGGGATGTGACAACGATAAATCTAACCAAAATTTCTGGAGGCGTACAAAGTAATGTCATACCGCCTAAAATGATGTTGTGTTTTGATGTTCGTTTGGATTTAAATGTTGATCATAAAGAATTTGAAGCAAAG CTGCATCAGTGGTGCAAAGAAGCTGGGGGAGATATAGAAATTACCTATGACCAACAACGTCCACGTGTTGCACCTACTGCTACCGATGATAGTAATCCGTATTGGGTTGCCTTTAAAAAGGCCACAGACGAAAT GGGCCTTAAAATTGAACCTCAAATATTTACTGGTGGCACTGACAGCCGTTACATACGCCAAGTTGGTATACCAGCTTTAGGCTTCTCACCAATGAATAATACTCCCGTATTATTGCACGATCACGATGAGTTTATACAAGCTGATACCTATTTAGAGGGCATTgagatttataagaaaattattgcaaatttgGCAAATGCATAA
- the LOC111680307 gene encoding uncharacterized protein LOC111680307: MFKFTAIVVLALAICVVADPIRQKPLRRRVSARQQALPTPAPTGYPAAGVTPEIPFELPTETEKPDIVTQQPDEVYGPPEVDAQQPDEVYGPPETETQKPDEVYGPPEAGVQQPDEVYGPPETETQQPDEVYGPPEADATPEIVEVVPEEAEEETEAEEVAEDLDEVDEEIVVDENGAVISVSNTFEKPARLVYQRFPQRRQPPTAVPARLTKAKIVKPVNFVYTARFQTFPKN; encoded by the coding sequence atgtttaaattcacAGCAATTGTTGTTTTAGCTTTGGCTATTTGTGTAGTTGCAGATCCTATTCGTCAAAAGCCCTTGAGAAGACGTGTATCAGCTCGTCAACAAGCATTACCTACACCAGCACCAACTGGATATCCCGCAGCAGGTGTTACCCCCGAAATTCCTTTCGAATTGCCTACTGAAACTGAAAAACCTGACATTGTTACACAACAACCTGACGAAGTTTATGGTCCACCAGAAGTTGATGCCCAACAACCTGATGAAGTTTATGGCCCACCAGAAACTGAAACTCAAAAACCCGACGAAGTTTACGGTCCACCAGAAGCTGGAGTACAACAACCTGATGAAGTTTACGGTCCACCAGAAACTGAAACTCAACAACCCGATGAAGTATACGGTCCACCTGAAGCTGATGCCACACCCGAAATTGTTGAAGTAGTTCCAGAAGAAGCTGAGGAGGAAACAGAAGCCGAAGAAGTTGCCGAAGATTTAGATGAAGTAGATGAAGAAATTGTTGTTGATGAAAACGGTGCTGTTATTTCAGTTTCCAATACATTTGAAAAACCTGCTCGCTTGGTCTATCAGCGTTTTCCACAAAGACGCCAACCCCCCACAGCGGTACCTGCTCGTTTGACAAAAGCTAAAATTGTCAAGCCAGTGAATTTCGTTTATACAGCTAGATTCCAAACCTTCCCAAAGAACTAA
- the LOC111688432 gene encoding extensin, with translation MAKILASVLVLSVICTITLAEPGVHTIRIRFPGPSSDKIVLPPRPAKQEVAPYPPAGFKPEPVFELPEPTYLPPAEPELTYGPPADTYGPPAETYGPPEPELTYGPPADTYGPPDQTYGPPDLTYGPPEIDDFQSAAIVNAPLTLATQFTPPRPNKAVNFRPIRPQSAAIVNAPLRPVSHLTVPRPERVVAFRPRRPQSQAQQLYPKTYLTLPRVERLTEFRPRRVNNQQSNRFSRPLPSSIFGNSNNGSSGRKLPTNIFSN, from the coding sequence atggcTAAAATATTAGCAagtgttttagttttaagtgtTATTTGTACTATTACTCTAGCAGAGCCAGGAGTTCATACCATACGTATACGTTTCCCAGGACCAAGCAGTGATAAAATTGTATTGCCACCCAGACCAGCAAAACAAGAAGTAGCACCTTATCCACCAGCTGGCTTTAAACCCGAACCGGTCTTTGAATTGCCAGAACCAACATATTTGCCTCCAGCAGAACCAGAACTCACCTATGGACCTCCTGCTGATACATACGGACCTCCAGCAGAAACCTATGGACCACCAGAACCGGAGTTAACTTATGGTCCCCCAGCTGATACATACGGTCCACCTGACCAAACTTATGGACCACCTGATCTTACCTATGGTCCCCCTGAAATCGACGACTTCCAGTCCGCTGCTATTGTCAACGCTCCCTTAACACTTGCAACACAATTTACTCCACCCCGCCCCAACAAGGCTGTAAATTTCCGTCCAATTCGTCCACAATCTGCTGCCATTGTAAATGCTCCCTTGAGACCTGTAAGCCATTTGACTGTTCCACGCCCGGAACGTGTTGTCGCTTTTCGCCCTAGACGTCCTCAATCTCAAGCACAACAATTATATCCCAAAACTTATCTAACACTTCCTCGTGTAGAACGTTTAACTGAATTCCGCCCCAGACGTGTAAACAATCAGCAATCGAATCGTTTTAGTCGCCCATTGCCCTCCAGTATATTTGGAAACTCGAATAATGGTAGTTCGGGCCGTAAATTACCCACGAATATTTtctcaaattaa
- the LOC111688426 gene encoding DDB1- and CUL4-associated factor 7: MSATAGKRKEIYKYLAPWPLYSMNWSVRPDKRFRLALGSFIEEYNNKVQIISLDEDTSEFSAKSTFDHPYPTTKIMWIPDSKGIYPDLLATSGDYLRVWRAGEPDTRLECVLNNNKNSDFCAPLTSFDWNEVDPNLVGTSSIDTTCTIWGLETGQPHGRVYVAGHVKTQLIAHDKEVYDIAFSRAGGGRDMFASVGADGSVRMFDLRHLEHSTIIYEDPTHTALLRLAWNKQDPNYLATVAMDSCEVIILDVRVPCTPVARLSNHRACVNGIAWAPHSSCHICTAGDDHQALIWDIQQMPRAIEDPILAYTAAEGEVNQIQWGATQPDWIAICYNKACEILRV; this comes from the exons ATGTCAGCTACCGCCGGAAAACGAAAAGAAATCTACAAATACTTGGCACCATGGCCATTGTATTCCATGAATTGGAGCGTACGTCCAGATAAGCGATTTCGTTTAGCTCTAGGAAGTTTTATTGAAGAATACAACAATAAAGTTCAAATAATAAGTCTGGATGAGGATACAAGTGAATTCAGTGCTAAAAG cacTTTCGATCATCCATACCCAACTACAAAAATTATGTGGATACCCGATTCAAAGGGAATATATCCCGATTTACTGGCCACAAGCGGTGATTATTTACGCGTTTGGCGTGCTGGTGAACCAGACACACGCTTGGAATGTGTactcaataataacaaaaacagtgATTTCTGTGCACCTTTGACATCGTTTGATTGGAATGAAGTGGATCCCAATCTCGTGGGGACTTCATCTATTGACACAACATGTACCATATGGGGTCTGGAAACGGGTCAACCACATGGTCGTGTTTATGTTGCAGGTCATGTAAAAACACAATTAATTGCCCACGACAAGGAGGTATACGATATTGCCTTCTCACGGGCTGGTGGTGGTCGTGATATGTTTGCTTCCGTGGGTGCAGATGGTTCCGTTCGTATGTTTGACTTGAGACATTTGGAACATTCGACAATTATATATGAG gATCCCACACATACAGCTTTATTACGTTTGGCTTGGAATAAACAAGATCCAAATTATTTAGCCACCGTTGCTATGGACTCATGTGAAGTAATAATATTAGACGTTCGTGTTCCTTGTACACCTGTTGCAAGACTGAGCAATCATAGAGCGTGCGTCAACGGTATTGCGTGGGCGCCGCACAg ttCCTGTCATATATGCACTGCCGGTGATGATCACCAAGCACTGATCTGGGATATTCAGCAAATGCCACGTGCAATCGAGGATCCAATTTTAGCTTATACAGCCGCCGAAGGTGAAGTCAATCAAATTCAATGGGGTGCCACACAACCCGATTGGATAGCAATTTGCTATAATAAAGCTTGTGAGATCTTGCGTGTCTAG